A genome region from Peptostreptococcaceae bacterium includes the following:
- the mfd gene encoding transcription-repair coupling factor, translating into MIPKADRYNQIDKINKWLDSDINKIACAGITDSFAALLLSDCGNRQILVITESEAQAKIMAKDIETFTEKPVFFLPGREINFYEAYAHSRETESERAMVLGHVLSRKPIIVTTAVPNMLIPFRKPDDYRGCIVTVKWGEIYPMEGLIESLVRSGYESVDQIRIKGQFSRRGGILDVFSPQSEKPFRMEFWGDEIDSIRVFDVSSQISTEKRKDAVIFPAREFVEDDESIMRAIEGIKREMDNLGEDAGDESRRKYDEILEGLKNGIVTGDIFNLSCYMQHDDLSAYFESDSVFALMDEKRIRQRAKTFHEDFLERFKIHLEKNKILTGQHSLVGEYNPEVFRGKCIYLDKAIGSTENISRSIEFSVKPQIGFKGRLDDLTGALTDVKTKGYGTVIFAGGKEKASRLRSELFNRGLEVCEYGDEMKALIPSTIAISKGRLSKGFVYDNGRLNVLSEMDVFGVEKRHKKTLSKSKKRPIGSFTDLKPGDYVVHENHGIGRFIGIRQLEVDKIKKDYLQLAYKKGDFLYVPVNQMDLIQKYLGSNNSNPKLNSLGGVEWQKTKQRARKSIEDLTDGLLELYAKRETASGHAFMPDSNWQSEFEDLFEYDETPDQIKVIEEIKKDMERAKPMDRLLCGDVGFGKTEVALRAAFKAINDGKQVAILVPTTILAQQHYNTSRNRMSPFPISVEMLSRFRSKGRQEKIVDELRRGSVDLIIGTHRLLSSDIRFKDLGLLIIDEEQRFGVKHKEKMKELKTGIDVLSLSATPIPRTLHMSLVGIRDISVIEDPPDERHPVETFVVERDDGIIKEAVIKEISRGGQVYFVHNRINDISKVARKIVELVPYAKVAYAHGQMNERKLEDIMIDFLNKEIDVLVCTTIIETGLDIPNVNTILIDNSDHMGLSQLYQLRGRVGRSNRVARAYLMYEKNKIVSSVAEERLKAIREFTELGSGFKIAMRDLEIRGTGNLLGSQQHGQMEDIGYDLYVKMMEEAVAKISGDKKINSVETTIEIEIGAYISDEYVSNEILKLEAYKRISSIENKKDYHDAQAEIEDRFGTPPQEVYNLLDVSYLKALAGKMGVVEIRENDVFYRFEMQKENSFGPEIAVEILGRYSSRVHLHAGEEPSLLYRFKEINLSPEKRLKEAILFMEEINSFKDSLIRL; encoded by the coding sequence ATGATACCGAAAGCTGATAGGTATAATCAAATAGATAAAATAAACAAATGGTTGGACTCAGACATTAATAAGATTGCATGCGCCGGCATAACGGATTCCTTTGCGGCTCTTCTGTTGTCCGATTGTGGAAATCGGCAGATTCTTGTCATAACTGAAAGTGAGGCACAGGCTAAAATAATGGCGAAAGATATCGAGACTTTCACCGAGAAGCCAGTGTTTTTTTTGCCCGGAAGAGAAATAAACTTTTACGAGGCGTATGCGCACAGTCGGGAGACGGAATCCGAAAGAGCCATGGTGCTTGGGCATGTATTGAGTCGCAAACCCATTATCGTGACAACGGCCGTCCCAAATATGCTTATTCCATTTAGAAAACCGGATGATTACCGTGGGTGCATAGTGACTGTCAAATGGGGAGAAATATACCCTATGGAAGGCTTGATTGAGTCATTGGTGAGGTCCGGATATGAATCTGTTGATCAGATTAGAATAAAGGGCCAGTTCAGTAGGCGCGGAGGCATTCTGGATGTATTTTCTCCTCAAAGCGAGAAGCCATTCCGTATGGAGTTTTGGGGCGATGAGATTGATTCAATAAGGGTTTTTGATGTATCTTCGCAGATTTCAACAGAAAAAAGGAAAGATGCAGTCATTTTCCCGGCGCGGGAATTCGTGGAGGATGATGAATCCATAATGCGTGCAATTGAAGGAATAAAAAGAGAAATGGATAACCTGGGTGAAGATGCGGGCGATGAGTCTCGCAGAAAGTACGATGAAATACTCGAAGGATTGAAAAATGGAATAGTTACCGGGGATATCTTCAATCTGAGCTGTTATATGCAGCATGATGATCTTTCGGCATACTTTGAAAGTGACTCTGTCTTTGCATTAATGGATGAAAAGAGAATACGGCAAAGGGCAAAAACCTTCCATGAAGATTTTCTGGAACGATTTAAAATCCATCTAGAGAAAAACAAAATACTCACGGGGCAACATTCACTGGTAGGAGAATATAATCCGGAGGTTTTTCGCGGAAAATGCATTTATTTGGACAAAGCAATAGGAAGCACTGAAAATATTTCGAGGAGCATTGAATTTTCAGTGAAGCCGCAAATAGGGTTCAAGGGAAGACTTGATGACTTGACCGGTGCTCTGACAGATGTAAAAACGAAGGGATACGGGACGGTTATTTTTGCCGGAGGAAAAGAAAAAGCATCAAGGCTTCGTTCGGAGTTGTTTAATAGGGGTTTGGAAGTTTGCGAATATGGCGATGAAATGAAGGCGTTAATACCATCGACAATTGCGATTTCAAAAGGACGGCTTTCAAAGGGATTTGTTTACGACAATGGAAGACTGAATGTGCTTTCCGAAATGGATGTTTTCGGGGTTGAGAAGAGGCACAAAAAAACCCTGTCGAAATCAAAGAAAAGACCGATTGGAAGTTTCACGGATTTGAAGCCTGGAGACTATGTGGTTCATGAAAACCATGGTATAGGGCGATTCATAGGAATAAGACAGCTGGAAGTCGATAAAATAAAAAAAGACTATCTACAGCTTGCATATAAAAAAGGTGATTTTCTTTACGTTCCCGTAAATCAGATGGACCTTATACAGAAGTATCTGGGTTCAAACAATTCCAATCCCAAATTGAACTCCCTTGGCGGAGTGGAATGGCAAAAGACTAAACAGAGAGCGCGAAAATCAATCGAAGACCTTACTGATGGGCTTCTTGAGCTATATGCAAAAAGGGAGACGGCAAGTGGACATGCATTCATGCCGGATTCGAATTGGCAAAGCGAATTCGAGGACCTCTTTGAATATGACGAGACCCCTGACCAAATAAAGGTGATAGAAGAAATAAAGAAGGACATGGAAAGGGCAAAACCCATGGACAGGCTTTTGTGCGGCGATGTAGGTTTTGGAAAGACTGAGGTTGCCCTAAGGGCGGCTTTTAAAGCCATCAATGATGGCAAACAGGTGGCTATTCTGGTTCCGACAACCATACTGGCGCAGCAGCACTACAATACCTCCCGGAATAGGATGAGCCCGTTTCCGATTTCTGTGGAAATGCTTAGCCGTTTCAGAAGCAAGGGCAGGCAGGAGAAGATAGTAGACGAACTGAGAAGAGGAAGCGTCGATTTGATTATTGGGACCCATAGGTTGTTGTCTAGCGATATTCGATTCAAGGACTTGGGTTTGCTCATCATTGACGAAGAACAGCGCTTTGGGGTCAAGCACAAGGAAAAAATGAAGGAGCTCAAGACCGGAATAGATGTCTTGTCTCTTTCTGCCACACCGATACCGAGGACTCTTCACATGTCGCTGGTAGGCATTAGGGACATAAGTGTAATAGAAGACCCTCCCGATGAAAGGCACCCGGTTGAGACATTCGTGGTTGAAAGGGATGACGGCATAATAAAGGAAGCCGTTATTAAGGAAATTTCCCGCGGAGGCCAGGTTTATTTTGTTCACAACAGGATAAATGATATCAGTAAGGTTGCAAGGAAGATTGTTGAGCTTGTGCCGTATGCGAAGGTGGCCTATGCACATGGACAGATGAATGAGCGCAAGCTTGAGGACATAATGATAGATTTTTTGAACAAGGAGATAGATGTGCTTGTTTGCACAACCATAATAGAAACGGGACTAGATATACCAAATGTAAACACAATACTAATAGACAACTCGGATCATATGGGTCTTTCCCAATTGTATCAACTCCGAGGTCGCGTGGGCAGGAGCAACCGGGTGGCAAGAGCATATCTTATGTACGAGAAGAACAAGATTGTCAGCTCTGTGGCTGAGGAAAGACTAAAAGCCATAAGGGAATTTACCGAACTTGGTTCGGGATTCAAGATAGCAATGCGCGATTTGGAAATAAGAGGAACCGGCAATTTGTTAGGGTCCCAGCAGCATGGACAGATGGAAGACATAGGATACGACCTGTACGTTAAGATGATGGAAGAGGCAGTAGCGAAAATAAGCGGCGATAAAAAAATAAATTCCGTTGAAACAACAATTGAAATAGAAATCGGAGCGTATATATCCGATGAGTATGTATCAAATGAGATTCTAAAGCTTGAGGCGTATAAAAGGATTTCATCCATTGAGAATAAAAAAGACTACCATGATGCGCAGGCGGAGATTGAAGACAGGTTTGGTACACCGCCTCAGGAAGTGTACAATCTTTTGGATGTTTCATATCTGAAGGCTTTAGCGGGTAAAATGGGCGTAGTCGAAATCAGGGAGAATGATGTTTTTTACAGGTTCGAGATGCAAAAAGAAAATAGCTTTGGACCTGAAATAGCAGTAGAGATACTTGGCAGATATAGTTCGAGAGTACATTTGCATGCGGGAGAGGAGCCGAGTTTGCTATACAGATTCAAGGAGATAAATCTTAGCCCTGAAAAAAGACTCAAAGAAGCCATTTTATTCATGGAAGAAATAAACAGTTTCAAAGACTCATTGATTAGGCTATAA
- a CDS encoding aminoacyl-tRNA hydrolase: MHIIVGLGNPGKKYSGTRHNAGFEVLDNFAEKHGIKMNRIKFKGLLGEGRIQGEKVILLKPQTFMNLSGHSVREIVEFYKIEPNRLIVVYDDIDTPLGRIRVRKRGSAGTHNGMKDIIYNLMVDEFPRIRVGIGLSENKDIIGHVLGGFAENETKLIQKTIAWASEALETIVTDGVDKAMNKYNAMSCEPGGEDDTES, from the coding sequence ATGCACATCATCGTGGGCCTGGGGAATCCTGGCAAAAAATATTCGGGAACACGTCACAATGCGGGCTTTGAAGTTTTGGATAATTTCGCAGAAAAACATGGAATTAAAATGAATAGAATAAAATTTAAGGGACTTCTTGGAGAGGGTCGGATTCAAGGAGAAAAAGTTATTCTTTTAAAGCCCCAGACATTCATGAACCTTAGTGGCCACAGCGTGCGTGAAATAGTGGAATTCTATAAAATTGAGCCTAACAGGCTGATTGTTGTATACGACGACATAGATACGCCGCTGGGCAGAATTCGAGTACGCAAAAGAGGCAGCGCTGGAACCCACAATGGAATGAAGGATATAATCTATAATTTAATGGTCGATGAATTCCCGAGAATAAGGGTTGGGATTGGTTTGTCTGAAAATAAAGATATAATCGGGCATGTTCTTGGAGGATTCGCTGAAAACGAAACAAAACTAATACAAAAGACCATTGCTTGGGCATCTGAGGCACTTGAAACGATTGTAACCGATGGTGTCGACAAGGCAATGAACAAGTACAACGCTATGAGTTGCGAACCTGGAGGAGAAGATGATACCGAAAGCTGA
- a CDS encoding ribose-phosphate pyrophosphokinase: MQEASKMVKIFSGNANRKLAKKICEELNLPLGDAQVGSFSDGEITVNINESVRGRDVYLIQSVSPPLVNRYLMELLIMIDACKRASAKSISAVIPYYGYARQDRKAKARDPISAKLVADLLEKAGADRVLAMDLHAAQIQGYFNIPVDHLMGVPILAKYFNSKNIENLVVVSPDLGSVARSRKFADRLDAPIAIIDKRRPKANVAEIMNIIGDINGKNVILIDDMIDTAGTIVQGAKALKDLGAKDVYACCTHAILSGPAIERLENSVIKELVVLDTIDLSKDKILDKMTILSAAPLFAEVMKRVYKNESVSKLFI, translated from the coding sequence ATGCAAGAGGCAAGTAAAATGGTTAAAATTTTTTCGGGAAATGCAAATCGAAAATTGGCTAAAAAAATCTGTGAGGAGCTGAATTTACCATTGGGCGATGCTCAAGTCGGATCTTTCAGCGATGGGGAGATAACTGTAAATATTAATGAATCAGTAAGGGGTAGGGATGTATACTTAATACAATCAGTAAGCCCACCTTTGGTTAACCGTTACCTGATGGAGCTCTTGATCATGATTGACGCATGCAAGAGGGCTTCGGCAAAAAGCATATCTGCGGTCATTCCTTACTATGGCTATGCAAGGCAAGATCGCAAGGCTAAGGCACGCGATCCGATTTCAGCAAAGTTGGTTGCTGATTTGCTTGAAAAGGCAGGAGCAGACAGGGTTTTGGCTATGGATCTGCATGCCGCGCAGATACAGGGCTATTTCAATATTCCTGTAGACCATCTCATGGGTGTTCCGATTCTGGCGAAATATTTCAATAGCAAAAATATTGAAAATTTGGTGGTTGTATCGCCGGACCTTGGAAGTGTTGCAAGGTCAAGAAAATTTGCTGATCGCCTTGATGCACCGATAGCAATCATAGACAAGAGGCGTCCGAAGGCTAATGTTGCCGAAATAATGAATATCATAGGGGATATAAATGGCAAGAATGTCATTCTCATTGATGATATGATTGATACAGCTGGCACAATAGTACAGGGAGCCAAAGCGCTAAAAGACCTTGGAGCCAAGGATGTATACGCATGTTGCACCCATGCTATTCTTTCAGGTCCGGCAATAGAGAGGCTTGAGAATTCGGTTATAAAGGAACTGGTTGTTTTGGACACTATTGATTTAAGTAAAGACAAAATACTGGATAAAATGACCATTCTTTCGGCGGCGCCTTTGTTTGCAGAGGTAATGAAACGAGTTTACAAGAATGAATCTGTAAGCAAGCTGTTCATCTAA